A window from Agrobacterium tumefaciens encodes these proteins:
- a CDS encoding ABC transporter substrate-binding protein — protein MTIWHAGASLSGRLTGFAATTSIALMLGAASASAATVVKWMHVELDPKSVAVWEEIAKEYEAKHPDVDVQLQFLENEAFKAKLPTLLQSNDVPDFFYSWGGGVLEEQSKTGALKDLTEVFDADGGKLRQAYNASAIDGLSFDGKVWAVPYKVSLVSFFYNKELFSKAGVKAEDIKSWDDLGTTVKKIKEAGIVPIAGGGGEKWPIHFYWSYLVMRNGGQAVFDAARKGEGEGFMDPAIIKAGEQLAEFGKLEPFQPGYLGSTWPQALGVFGDGKAAIILGFDNTEANQRKNAGDGKGLAPENIGRFAFPVVEGGAGKATDTLGGLNGWALTKNASKEAIDFATFLTSKESEEKMATAGMILPVATGAAGAVKNPLLADSAKQLAASTWHQNFFDQTLGAAVGRVVNDVSVEIVSGQMTAEEGAQQIQDAFELR, from the coding sequence ATGACGATTTGGCACGCAGGCGCAAGCCTGAGCGGCAGGCTGACAGGCTTTGCCGCAACGACAAGCATTGCTCTCATGCTCGGCGCCGCCAGCGCCTCGGCCGCGACGGTCGTTAAATGGATGCATGTGGAACTGGACCCCAAATCCGTGGCTGTCTGGGAGGAAATTGCCAAGGAATATGAGGCCAAGCACCCCGATGTCGATGTTCAGCTGCAGTTCCTCGAAAACGAGGCCTTCAAGGCAAAATTGCCGACGCTGCTGCAATCCAACGACGTGCCTGACTTCTTTTACAGCTGGGGCGGGGGCGTCCTTGAGGAGCAGTCCAAGACCGGCGCGCTGAAGGACCTGACCGAAGTTTTCGATGCCGATGGCGGCAAGTTGCGTCAGGCCTATAATGCCTCCGCAATCGATGGTCTGTCTTTCGATGGCAAGGTCTGGGCCGTGCCTTACAAGGTCAGCCTCGTCAGCTTCTTTTATAACAAGGAGCTGTTTTCCAAGGCCGGCGTGAAGGCGGAAGACATCAAGAGTTGGGATGATCTCGGCACAACGGTCAAAAAGATAAAGGAAGCCGGCATCGTGCCGATTGCCGGTGGCGGCGGTGAAAAATGGCCGATCCATTTCTACTGGAGCTACCTCGTCATGCGCAACGGCGGCCAGGCCGTCTTCGATGCCGCCCGCAAGGGCGAAGGCGAAGGCTTCATGGACCCGGCCATCATCAAGGCGGGTGAGCAGCTGGCCGAGTTCGGCAAGCTCGAGCCCTTCCAGCCCGGTTATCTCGGTTCCACCTGGCCACAGGCGCTCGGTGTCTTCGGCGACGGCAAGGCCGCCATTATTCTCGGCTTCGACAATACCGAAGCCAACCAGCGCAAGAATGCCGGCGACGGCAAGGGGCTTGCCCCTGAAAATATCGGCCGCTTTGCCTTCCCGGTCGTTGAAGGTGGTGCTGGCAAGGCCACCGACACCCTGGGCGGGTTGAACGGCTGGGCGCTCACCAAAAACGCTTCCAAGGAAGCGATCGATTTCGCAACCTTCCTGACCAGCAAGGAAAGCGAGGAGAAAATGGCGACCGCCGGCATGATCCTGCCGGTTGCCACGGGTGCTGCCGGTGCGGTGAAGAACCCGCTGCTGGCAGATTCGGCCAAGCAGCTTGCCGCTTCCACCTGGCACCAGAACTTCTTCGACCAGACATTGGGTGCCGCCGTCGGCCGTGTCGTCAACGATGTCTCGGTTGAGATCGTGTCCGGCCAGATGACCGCGGAGGAAGGCGCCCAGCAGATTCAGGACGCATTCGAACTGCGCTGA
- a CDS encoding ROK family transcriptional regulator, translated as MKTADPELMRAINRLSVLDSIRRHGPISRVEISERTQLSTTTVSAITASLLDDGLILTRHIGDIRTEGARGRPRVMLELNPDAARVVGAKIAANRMVFVVTDFCGNVLSTLSLPIRVDRQPIGVIADLVEDGVRRCVVDAGFSLEDVDMVCLGLPGVIEHRTGKIRSSPILREVNVNFAEEMTARLNSPTIIESDAHAITLAHHWFGHARDLEDMVLISLEQTLGLGVLHQNQLFRGAGGLSHNLGDLVIGLANEGTVRLASQAGENAILGSRPVDGRFAEAIRLGRGMQHAHALIAAEDNELITAALRAGAALGLTLANIVTLFAPPRVIITGSSLELGEPFITSIRDSYNAAVPPSLAGVAELVFDVASDELWAQGAAAVALYELYESPWNTTGPAL; from the coding sequence ATGAAGACCGCAGACCCAGAATTGATGCGCGCGATCAACAGGCTGAGCGTGCTGGACAGCATCCGCCGCCATGGACCAATCTCGCGGGTGGAAATCAGCGAAAGAACGCAACTCTCCACCACGACCGTGTCGGCGATCACCGCCTCGCTGCTGGATGACGGGCTTATCCTCACCCGCCATATCGGCGATATCCGCACCGAAGGCGCACGCGGCAGACCACGCGTGATGCTGGAGCTGAACCCGGATGCCGCCCGTGTGGTGGGCGCCAAGATCGCCGCAAACCGCATGGTTTTCGTCGTCACCGATTTCTGCGGCAACGTGCTGTCTACCCTTTCCTTGCCGATCCGCGTCGACCGCCAGCCGATTGGCGTCATCGCCGATCTGGTGGAGGACGGGGTGCGCCGCTGCGTCGTCGATGCGGGCTTTTCGCTCGAGGATGTGGACATGGTCTGTCTTGGCCTACCCGGCGTCATCGAACATCGCACCGGCAAAATCCGCAGCAGCCCTATTCTCCGGGAAGTGAATGTCAACTTCGCCGAGGAAATGACGGCGCGGCTGAATTCGCCGACCATCATCGAAAGCGACGCCCACGCCATTACGCTCGCCCACCACTGGTTCGGCCATGCGCGCGATCTGGAAGACATGGTGCTGATTTCGCTCGAACAGACGCTCGGGCTTGGCGTGCTGCATCAAAACCAGCTCTTTCGCGGCGCGGGCGGCCTCAGCCACAATCTCGGCGATCTCGTCATCGGCCTCGCCAATGAAGGCACGGTGCGGCTGGCGAGCCAGGCGGGCGAAAATGCCATTCTTGGCTCGCGCCCGGTGGACGGGCGTTTTGCCGAGGCCATCCGGCTCGGTCGCGGCATGCAGCATGCCCATGCGCTGATTGCGGCTGAAGACAATGAGCTGATCACGGCAGCCTTGCGCGCCGGTGCCGCACTCGGCCTGACGCTTGCCAATATCGTCACGCTGTTTGCGCCGCCGCGGGTCATCATCACCGGCTCCAGTCTGGAGCTTGGCGAACCCTTCATCACCAGCATCCGCGACAGCTACAACGCCGCCGTGCCGCCATCGCTGGCCGGCGTAGCCGAGCTGGTTTTCGACGTTGCGAGCGACGAATTATGGGCGCAGGGGGCTGCGGCCGTCGCGCTTTACGAACTTTACGAATCGCCATGGAACACCACGGGGCCGGCGCTTTAG
- a CDS encoding Gfo/Idh/MocA family protein — translation MKKVGIGIIGCGNISSAYLKAMASFPILDIRGLADMNEEVAKARAAEFGLQATSVDALLSDPSVEIIVNLTIPKAHVEVGLRALDAGKHAYSEKPLGINFAEGKHLADAAKAKGLRIGSAPDTFLGGGHQTARRLIDEGVLGQPVGGTATFMCPGHERWHPNPAFYYEVGGGPMLDMGPYYITDLVNLFGPVAKVAGFAIAPRNERLITSEPKNGEKIPVHVATHVSGILAFENGAVVQVGMSFDVAGHKHVPLEIYGTEGTLIVPDPNHFGGEVQLLKKGGQFEPQALSSPYADGNYRSIGVADMAYAIRENRPHRANGDLALHVLEVMEAFQTASDSGTTVSITTKVERPAPLETSLVDGQLGK, via the coding sequence ATGAAAAAGGTCGGTATCGGCATCATCGGCTGCGGCAACATCTCCAGCGCCTATCTCAAGGCCATGGCCTCGTTTCCGATTCTCGATATTCGCGGTCTTGCGGATATGAACGAGGAGGTGGCGAAGGCCCGCGCGGCAGAATTCGGCCTTCAGGCAACGAGCGTCGACGCGCTTCTTTCTGACCCTTCGGTGGAAATCATCGTCAACCTGACGATCCCCAAGGCGCATGTGGAAGTGGGTCTGCGGGCGCTGGACGCCGGCAAACATGCCTATTCCGAAAAACCGCTCGGCATCAATTTCGCGGAAGGCAAACACCTTGCGGATGCGGCAAAGGCCAAGGGTCTGCGCATCGGCTCGGCGCCGGATACATTCCTCGGCGGCGGACACCAGACCGCACGCCGCCTGATCGACGAAGGCGTGCTGGGCCAGCCCGTTGGCGGAACGGCCACTTTCATGTGCCCCGGCCATGAGCGCTGGCACCCCAACCCCGCCTTTTATTACGAGGTTGGTGGCGGGCCGATGCTGGATATGGGACCTTATTACATCACCGACCTCGTCAACCTGTTTGGCCCGGTGGCCAAGGTCGCAGGCTTTGCCATTGCACCGCGCAACGAGCGCCTCATCACCAGTGAACCGAAGAACGGCGAGAAAATCCCGGTCCATGTCGCGACACATGTGTCAGGCATTCTGGCTTTTGAGAATGGTGCCGTGGTGCAGGTAGGCATGAGCTTCGATGTCGCCGGCCATAAACATGTGCCGCTGGAAATTTACGGCACGGAAGGCACGCTGATCGTGCCCGACCCCAACCACTTCGGCGGCGAGGTGCAATTGCTGAAAAAGGGCGGCCAGTTCGAACCGCAGGCACTCTCTTCGCCCTATGCTGACGGCAATTACCGTTCCATCGGCGTCGCCGACATGGCCTATGCCATCCGCGAGAACCGTCCGCACCGCGCCAACGGCGACCTTGCCCTGCATGTGCTGGAAGTCATGGAAGCCTTCCAGACGGCATCGGACAGCGGCACCACCGTTTCCATCACCACCAAGGTGGAGCGCCCTGCTCCGCTTGAAACATCGCTGGTCGACGGCCAGCTCGGCAAATAA
- a CDS encoding ThuA domain-containing protein translates to MREALIVWGGWSGHEPQECATIVKDMLEEDGFKVYVEHSTEAFADPSVHDLSLVVPIVTMSKIEKEEIKNLTAAVENGVGIAGFHGGAGDSFRECVEYQFMIGGQWVAHPGNIIDYTVNITRPDDPLMEGISDFPYTSEQYYMHVDPSNEVLATTKFTGDHAWWIDGVVMPVVWKRKYGKGRVFYSALGHQAKEFSVPQMKTMFRRGANWAAR, encoded by the coding sequence ATGCGCGAAGCACTCATCGTCTGGGGCGGCTGGAGCGGCCACGAGCCACAGGAATGCGCCACCATCGTCAAGGACATGCTGGAGGAAGACGGTTTCAAGGTCTATGTCGAGCACAGCACGGAAGCCTTTGCCGATCCCTCAGTACATGATCTCAGCCTCGTGGTGCCGATCGTCACCATGTCGAAGATCGAGAAGGAAGAGATCAAGAACCTGACAGCCGCCGTCGAAAACGGCGTCGGCATTGCCGGCTTCCATGGCGGCGCTGGCGACAGTTTCCGCGAATGTGTGGAATATCAGTTCATGATCGGCGGCCAGTGGGTCGCCCATCCCGGTAATATCATCGATTACACGGTCAACATCACCCGGCCGGACGACCCGCTGATGGAGGGTATTTCCGATTTCCCCTATACGTCGGAACAATATTACATGCATGTCGACCCCTCGAACGAGGTTCTGGCGACAACGAAATTCACCGGCGATCACGCGTGGTGGATCGACGGCGTGGTGATGCCGGTGGTCTGGAAGCGCAAATACGGCAAGGGCCGCGTCTTTTATTCGGCACTCGGCCATCAGGCCAAGGAATTTTCCGTGCCGCAGATGAAGACCATGTTCCGCCGCGGCGCGAACTGGGCGGCGCGGTAA
- a CDS encoding amidase, with product MAHRGKNIAQLSILIQSGHLDPRALAEETLDAISKEDDQAIFVSLTSERAMAEAEGASKRIREGRSCGVLDGIPVAWKDLFDLEGIATTAGSKVLADDAPASRDADVVAALKQAGMVSIGRTNMSEFAFSGLGINPHYGTPRNPVSTDGHRLPGGSSSGAGVVVAAGLVPVAIGTDTGGSVRIPAAFNGVVGYKASRGRYSMRGVYPLAKSLDSLGPLTHTVQDAIWVDAAMRGRTAADLVRMPLSGVSLVVPETVVFDGIEAGVAAAFEQAVERLARAGASVRRQAFPVFSELFDLIREKGALVTAEAFALHKTRLEGAEAARMDPRVVVRTRLGANISMPDYIAIIEARERMTAAFSAMIGRDELLVSPTLPHVAAKVAPLVENDDAFFAMNAKTLRNTQIGNFLDHCGVSIPCGTGDAGMPVGLLLSGLHGTDDHLLGMATAAEEIIRDW from the coding sequence ATGGCTCATCGGGGCAAAAACATCGCGCAGCTTTCCATTCTTATCCAAAGCGGCCATCTCGATCCGCGCGCTTTGGCGGAGGAGACGCTCGATGCGATCAGCAAAGAGGATGACCAGGCGATCTTTGTCAGCCTGACGTCAGAGCGGGCCATGGCGGAGGCGGAAGGTGCCTCGAAACGCATTCGTGAGGGCCGTTCCTGCGGCGTACTTGATGGTATTCCGGTGGCCTGGAAGGATCTGTTCGATCTCGAGGGCATTGCCACCACCGCCGGATCGAAGGTGTTGGCTGATGATGCGCCCGCATCCCGCGATGCGGATGTGGTGGCGGCCCTGAAGCAGGCAGGAATGGTTTCCATCGGCCGCACCAATATGAGTGAGTTCGCTTTTTCCGGTCTTGGCATCAACCCGCATTACGGCACACCGCGCAATCCTGTTTCCACGGACGGCCATCGCCTGCCGGGCGGTTCGTCATCGGGGGCGGGCGTTGTCGTAGCAGCCGGTCTGGTGCCGGTGGCGATCGGTACGGATACGGGCGGATCGGTGCGCATTCCGGCCGCCTTCAATGGCGTGGTGGGGTATAAGGCGAGCCGTGGCCGCTATTCGATGCGCGGGGTTTATCCTCTGGCGAAAAGCCTCGATTCGCTCGGACCGCTTACCCACACCGTGCAGGATGCCATCTGGGTGGATGCCGCGATGCGCGGCAGGACGGCTGCCGATCTGGTGCGCATGCCTTTGTCTGGCGTGTCGCTGGTGGTGCCGGAAACGGTGGTTTTTGATGGCATCGAGGCGGGTGTCGCGGCCGCATTCGAACAGGCGGTGGAGCGGCTAGCGCGCGCCGGCGCTTCGGTGCGGCGGCAGGCATTCCCGGTCTTTTCGGAATTGTTCGATCTCATCAGGGAAAAGGGCGCGCTGGTGACGGCGGAAGCCTTTGCCCTGCACAAAACCCGTCTGGAAGGTGCTGAAGCGGCGCGCATGGACCCGCGCGTTGTCGTGCGAACAAGGCTCGGAGCGAATATCTCCATGCCTGACTATATCGCCATCATCGAGGCGCGCGAACGGATGACGGCGGCGTTTTCCGCCATGATCGGCAGGGACGAGCTTCTGGTGTCACCGACATTGCCGCATGTCGCGGCGAAGGTGGCGCCGCTCGTGGAAAATGACGACGCCTTTTTTGCGATGAACGCCAAGACCTTGCGCAACACCCAGATCGGTAATTTCCTGGACCATTGTGGCGTGTCGATCCCCTGTGGAACAGGCGACGCGGGAATGCCGGTCGGCCTGCTGCTTTCCGGCCTGCATGGGACGGATGATCACCTGCTGGGTATGGCGACGGCGGCGGAAGAGATTATACGCGACTGGTGA
- a CDS encoding EAL domain-containing protein has translation MEETAYQGTDRQVEPGQKLRSPTQPETGRFSRRRSLASKITLIFLGGVIFSYSIGALVGWYMFVAAAGEQWLNQARVNSQIASATLRSIYTYVSVTADADGQVNGILTDKPIGDDDSILVTGFNPSDVLALIGAQTKNAVWLFRYDEADSGFRQIATAFDNATDDGEKPLATDPIFSRDAVAARFSTGFATIGESSHYIGLLPIISTETKKPIGAVAVSIGGSDALYGAQRKLIYNSLAALIVVLTVTGVLVTVIARHFLKPVPALVQATLRIAREETDVVTPFQERRDEIGDMATAIETLREAVLERGRLRQIRDMAQQLEHMAHHDALTGLPNRVLLMKTLENRLEHLAASGQPFNVMLLDLDRFKAVNDTLGHAAGDALLVAVASRISSVLGENDMVSRLGGDEFAIIQTTKGDCESDAAMLAARVVHAVSRRFNLEGSDISIDTSIGIACAPGHGTSATQLLQHADLGLYRAKSMGCGYFVFYEPGMDMAAKHKHALEIDMKSALENHEFELHYQPVVNLQSGRIVAYEALARWRHSKLGLITPDRFITLAEENNFIKPLGEWVLAQACADAMRWPKDIRLAVNLSAVQLSNDDIVPVVDRALEKSGFPAERLELEVTETAMLERDSSTKALKLLKERGVRLALDDFGTGYAGLSTLTHVAFDKIKIDREFVSGLPANPMCSAIVNTIIDMAEQIGLKVTAEGVENMDQLEALKLSGCDEAQGYYFAEPAPLARILRNRAVITPVAKDEIDDVGQSVRNAYHPPQKAI, from the coding sequence ATGGAAGAGACTGCCTATCAGGGGACAGATAGACAGGTTGAACCGGGCCAGAAGCTTCGCTCACCGACGCAACCGGAAACAGGCCGGTTTTCGCGGCGGCGGTCACTTGCCAGCAAGATAACCCTCATCTTTCTGGGCGGCGTAATCTTTTCCTACAGCATTGGCGCACTCGTCGGCTGGTACATGTTCGTCGCCGCTGCGGGCGAGCAATGGCTCAACCAGGCCCGCGTCAACTCGCAGATTGCCAGCGCCACGCTTCGCAGCATCTACACCTATGTCAGCGTCACCGCCGATGCGGACGGGCAGGTCAATGGCATATTGACCGACAAACCGATTGGCGATGATGATTCCATTCTCGTCACCGGCTTCAACCCCAGTGACGTTCTCGCGCTTATTGGCGCACAGACCAAGAATGCCGTCTGGCTTTTCCGTTATGACGAGGCAGATTCCGGCTTTCGCCAGATCGCTACCGCCTTTGACAACGCCACCGATGACGGCGAAAAGCCGCTTGCCACCGATCCCATCTTTTCCAGAGATGCGGTTGCCGCGCGTTTTTCCACCGGTTTTGCCACCATCGGCGAGTCCAGCCACTATATCGGCCTGCTGCCGATCATCAGCACGGAAACGAAGAAACCCATCGGCGCGGTCGCCGTCAGTATCGGCGGTTCGGACGCGCTTTACGGCGCACAGCGCAAGCTGATCTATAATTCGCTCGCCGCGCTGATCGTGGTCCTGACCGTTACCGGCGTGCTTGTGACCGTCATTGCCCGGCATTTCCTCAAACCGGTCCCGGCGCTGGTGCAGGCAACACTTCGAATTGCCCGTGAAGAAACCGATGTCGTCACACCGTTTCAGGAACGACGGGACGAAATCGGCGACATGGCGACCGCCATTGAAACACTGCGTGAAGCGGTTCTGGAACGCGGACGCCTGCGGCAGATACGCGATATGGCGCAGCAGCTCGAACATATGGCGCATCACGATGCACTGACCGGACTGCCCAACCGCGTGCTGCTGATGAAGACGCTGGAAAACCGTCTCGAACATCTTGCCGCGTCAGGCCAGCCATTCAATGTCATGCTGCTCGATCTCGACCGCTTCAAGGCCGTCAATGACACGCTGGGACACGCCGCCGGCGATGCCTTGCTGGTGGCGGTGGCCTCGCGCATTTCTTCCGTGCTCGGTGAAAACGACATGGTGAGCCGTCTCGGCGGCGACGAATTCGCGATTATCCAAACCACAAAAGGCGATTGCGAGAGCGACGCGGCGATGCTGGCAGCGCGGGTGGTGCATGCGGTCTCGCGCAGATTCAACCTCGAAGGCAGCGATATCAGCATCGATACCAGCATCGGCATCGCCTGCGCGCCGGGTCACGGCACATCCGCCACGCAGCTCCTGCAACATGCCGATCTCGGCCTTTACCGTGCAAAATCCATGGGCTGCGGTTATTTCGTCTTCTACGAGCCGGGCATGGACATGGCGGCAAAGCACAAGCATGCGTTGGAAATCGACATGAAATCCGCGCTTGAAAACCACGAATTCGAGCTGCATTACCAGCCCGTGGTCAATCTGCAGAGCGGCCGCATCGTCGCTTATGAGGCGCTGGCCCGCTGGCGGCACAGCAAACTCGGCCTCATCACCCCGGACCGCTTCATCACCCTTGCGGAAGAAAACAACTTCATCAAGCCGTTGGGCGAATGGGTGCTGGCGCAGGCCTGCGCAGATGCGATGCGCTGGCCGAAAGATATCAGGCTCGCCGTCAATCTGTCCGCCGTTCAGCTCTCCAATGATGATATTGTCCCTGTTGTCGACCGCGCACTCGAAAAATCCGGCTTCCCGGCCGAGCGGCTCGAACTGGAAGTCACGGAAACCGCGATGCTGGAGCGAGACAGCAGTACGAAAGCGTTGAAACTGCTGAAGGAAAGAGGTGTCCGTTTAGCACTTGATGATTTCGGCACCGGTTATGCCGGGCTCAGCACGCTGACCCACGTCGCCTTCGACAAGATCAAGATCGACCGCGAATTCGTCTCCGGCCTGCCCGCCAATCCCATGTGTTCGGCCATCGTCAACACCATCATCGACATGGCCGAGCAGATCGGCCTGAAGGTGACCGCCGAGGGCGTTGAAAACATGGATCAGCTCGAGGCCCTCAAGCTTTCGGGGTGCGATGAAGCGCAGGGCTACTATTTTGCCGAACCCGCGCCGCTTGCCCGGATACTCAGGAATCGCGCCGTTATCACCCCGGTCGCGAAGGACGAGATCGACGATGTCGGTCAGTCAGTACGCAACGCCTATCACCCACCACAAAAAGCGATTTGA
- a CDS encoding amino acid ABC transporter substrate-binding protein — translation MRLSVFCLFLTCFAPVTALQAAEAGDTLQQIARTAKIRIGYREAEPPFSYQLPNGEVTGFSTDLCRAISEDIRSKLKLDKIELEYVKATPATRFILVRSGQIDIECAATTNNSERRKIVDFSYPNFMTATQFLSRKQDNLKSLADLAGRSVTSASGTVNIEQLNAINRAKNLNISVMPTKTNEEAFELVVAGKASAFVMDGILLAALAATSENPDLYALSEETLSAPEPYGLVFRRNDPAFKAAVNDSLRHIFTSSTIHGLYEKWFTKPIPPNGMNLNLPMAASLKQAYDHPSEYQD, via the coding sequence ATGCGCCTTTCAGTATTTTGCCTTTTCCTCACATGCTTTGCCCCTGTTACTGCCTTGCAGGCAGCCGAAGCAGGCGACACGCTTCAGCAGATTGCCAGAACCGCAAAAATCCGCATCGGCTATCGCGAGGCGGAGCCGCCCTTTTCCTATCAATTGCCCAATGGCGAGGTTACCGGCTTTTCGACCGATCTCTGTCGGGCGATCAGCGAGGATATTCGCAGCAAGCTCAAGCTCGACAAGATCGAACTCGAATACGTCAAGGCAACGCCCGCGACCCGCTTCATCCTTGTCCGCAGCGGCCAGATCGACATTGAATGCGCCGCCACCACCAATAATAGCGAACGCCGCAAGATCGTCGATTTCTCCTATCCCAACTTCATGACCGCAACGCAGTTTCTCTCCCGCAAGCAGGACAATCTGAAAAGCCTTGCCGATCTCGCGGGGCGATCCGTCACATCCGCCTCCGGCACCGTCAATATCGAACAGCTAAACGCCATAAACCGCGCGAAGAACCTCAATATCTCGGTAATGCCGACCAAGACCAATGAAGAAGCCTTCGAGCTTGTTGTTGCCGGCAAGGCCTCCGCCTTCGTGATGGACGGCATATTGCTGGCGGCGCTGGCGGCGACCTCGGAAAATCCGGACCTATATGCACTTTCCGAAGAAACCCTGAGCGCTCCCGAACCCTACGGTCTGGTTTTCCGGCGGAACGACCCGGCGTTCAAGGCGGCGGTCAATGATAGTCTTCGGCATATCTTCACCAGTTCAACCATTCACGGCCTTTATGAAAAATGGTTCACCAAACCCATTCCGCCGAATGGCATGAACCTGAACCTGCCGATGGCCGCCTCCCTGAAACAGGCCTACGACCATCCGAGTGAATACCAGGACTGA
- a CDS encoding amino acid ABC transporter substrate-binding protein: MQRSTLWLLLFFLSLLPAEAASDDAQPPTLETIARTGTIRLGYADRNVPFSYLGTAPEPIGYSIELCLRVADSIKKKLGLPELKVEFVKRTPSNRIMLLNDGTMDMECVASTNTEERRKAVWFSYSHFITGTRYVALKSSGLNTVADLAGRTVVVTTGTINISQLNVLNRKLGMNIAVLQNDSTEGSFDMVTENRASAFVMDDILLRSFVAETGRPEDYVISNEYLAPPQPYGLMLRHGDTGFRDAVNEALGQIYASGEIERIYDKWFNAPIPPNGMNLQRPLPGDLAEAFRRPVDTTAE, from the coding sequence ATGCAGAGATCGACATTGTGGCTTTTGTTGTTTTTCCTCAGTCTTCTGCCCGCAGAGGCGGCCAGCGACGATGCCCAACCGCCAACACTTGAAACCATTGCCAGAACAGGCACGATCCGGCTCGGCTATGCCGACCGCAACGTTCCCTTTTCCTATCTGGGCACCGCCCCGGAACCGATCGGCTACAGTATCGAACTGTGCCTGAGAGTGGCGGATTCGATCAAGAAAAAGCTGGGCTTACCGGAGCTGAAGGTCGAGTTCGTTAAACGCACGCCCAGCAACCGCATCATGCTTCTCAATGACGGCACCATGGACATGGAATGCGTGGCGAGCACGAATACGGAGGAAAGACGCAAGGCCGTCTGGTTTTCCTACAGCCACTTCATCACCGGCACGCGTTATGTCGCGCTGAAATCGAGCGGCCTGAACACCGTCGCCGATCTCGCCGGACGGACGGTGGTGGTGACGACGGGCACCATCAATATCAGCCAGCTCAACGTGCTCAATCGCAAACTGGGAATGAACATCGCCGTCCTGCAGAATGACAGCACCGAGGGCAGTTTCGACATGGTGACGGAAAACCGCGCCTCTGCCTTCGTCATGGACGATATTCTCCTGCGTTCCTTTGTCGCCGAGACCGGCAGGCCGGAAGATTATGTCATTTCGAACGAATATCTCGCCCCGCCACAGCCCTATGGCCTGATGCTGCGGCACGGCGATACCGGTTTCCGGGACGCCGTCAACGAAGCGCTGGGGCAGATTTATGCAAGCGGCGAAATCGAGAGAATCTACGACAAATGGTTCAACGCGCCGATCCCGCCGAACGGGATGAACCTCCAGCGTCCTCTGCCTGGCGATCTGGCCGAGGCGTTTCGAAGACCAGTCGATACGACAGCGGAATAA
- the minE gene encoding cell division topological specificity factor MinE yields MSIFSIFRKQKSAPLARERLQVLLAHERASSGTDLVAVLREEILAVIAKHVQIDGDRVHVKMDRDEHFSILEIDVEIPLSADLRAA; encoded by the coding sequence ATGAGCATCTTCAGTATCTTCCGCAAACAGAAGTCGGCACCGCTTGCGCGGGAGCGCCTGCAGGTGCTGCTCGCCCACGAAAGGGCGTCGTCGGGAACCGATCTCGTCGCCGTTCTCCGGGAAGAAATTCTCGCCGTCATCGCCAAGCATGTGCAAATCGATGGCGACCGTGTGCATGTGAAGATGGATCGCGACGAACATTTTTCCATATTGGAGATCGACGTCGAAATCCCGCTGAGTGCCGATCTGCGCGCTGCGTAA